The following proteins come from a genomic window of Miscanthus floridulus cultivar M001 chromosome 2, ASM1932011v1, whole genome shotgun sequence:
- the LOC136540774 gene encoding UDP-galactose/UDP-glucose transporter 2-like has protein sequence MTGGGEEQGRSLFGVSLTDRPRWQQFLICSLGFFFGYLVNGICEEYVYNRLQFSYGWYFTFVQGFVYLALIRLQGFTVKQMVNPWRTYVRLSAVLMGSNGLTKGSLAFLNYPAQIMFKSTKVLPVMVMGAFIPGLRRKYPFQEYVSAVMLVIGLILFTLADAQTSPNFSMIGVAMVSGALVMDAFLGNLQEAIFKMNPDTTQMEMLFCSTVVGLPFLAVPMVLTGELMTAWTSCSQHLYVYAVLVFEAMATFVGQVSVLSLIALFGAATTAMVTTARKAVTLLLSYLIFTKPLTEQHATGLLLITMGIVIKLLPENKEGRPRRLPKKTESSGDDDDKPRESREAEEKASLV, from the exons ATGACCGGAGGAGGGGAGGAGCAGGGGAGGTCGCTGTTCGGCGTGTCTCTGACGGACCGGCCCAGGTGGCAGCAATTCTTGATCTGCTCCTTGGGCTTCTTCTTCGGCTACCTCGTCAATGGCATCTGCGAG GAATACGTGTACAACAGGCTTCAGTTCAG CTACGGCTGGTACTTCACGTTCGTGCAGGGGTTCGTGTACCTGGCGCTGATACGGCTGCAGGGGTTCACGGTGAAGCAGATGGTGAACCCGTGGCGGACCTACGTGCGGCTCTCGGCCGTGCTCATGGGCTCCAACGGCCTCACCAAGGGCTCCCTCGCCTTCCTCAATTACCCTGCGCAAATCATGTTCAAGTCAACCAAG GTTCTACCGGTGATGGTAATGGGAGCCTTTATCCCTGGTTTAAGGCGCAAGTACCCATTCCAAGAATACGTATCAGCCGTGATGCTCGTCATTGGCCTCATACTCTTTACGCTCGCGGATGCGCAAACGTCACCTAACTTCAGCATGATCGGCGTGGCCATGGTGTCCGGGGCACTTGTCATGGATGCTTTTCTTGGCAACCTGCAAGAGGCTATCTTCAAGATGAACCCAGACACgactcag ATGGAGATGTTGTTCTGCTCCACTGTTGTTGGCCTTCCGTTCCTAGCAGTGCCGATGGTGTTAACAGGAGAGCTCATGACGGCATGGACTTCATGCTCCCAG CATCTGTACGTGTACGCGGTGCTGGTGTTCGAGGCGATGGCCACGTTCGTCGGCCAGGTCTCCGTTCTCTCCCTCATCGCGCTTTTCGGTGCCGCAACCACAGCTATG gtgacgacggcgaggaagGCGGTGACGCTGCTGCTGTCCTACCTGATATTCACCAAGCCTCTGACGGAGCAGCACGCGACGGGGCTCCTCCTGATAACCATGGGCATCGTCATCAAGCTCCTGCCGGAGAACAAGGAGGGACGTCCGCGCCGGCTGCCGAAGAAGACGGAGAGCTCTGGCGACGATGACGACAAGCCCCGGGAGAGCAGAGAAGCGGAGGAAAAGGCAAGTTTGGTATAG